Within the Candidatus Schekmanbacteria bacterium genome, the region TAGAATCTGATTCAGGGAGTAAAATCACAAACTCTTCTCCTCCATATCTGAAAGCACGGTCAAATTTTCTTATATCACTTCTCATAAGAGCACCCATAAAAGAAAGCATATTATCACCTTCAAGATGTCCATAAGTATCATTGTAACTCTTAAAACTGTCTATATCTCCCATGATAAGAGCAAGCGGGCGGTTATACCTGCTTGAACGGGATATTTCGTCCTCAAATACAATGTTAAGGTAATTCCGATTATAAAGTCCGGTCAGCTTGTCCGTTATCATTATTTCCTGAATTTCCCTGTTTTTCTTATCAAGTTGTTCTAAGGCAGACATCAGTTCATTGTTCAGACGTTCTACCCTTTCTTTATCCTCTAAAAGTTTCCCTTTTTGTTTTAATAAAAAAACCATGTTATTAAAATGTTCGCCGATTTCCTCAACAATTGTCGGGCACGAAGATTTGAACACTTTGCAGTTACTACATTTACTGTATTTTTCTACAAAACTTCCCTGTGGTTTTCCTCCACAATAGGTTCCGGCAATCTGCCAGCACCGGAATCCATTAGATGTATTACCGTACAAAGGACAATCATTTGTCTTGCAATCCAATGACTGCCAGCAATTGGTTATATTTTTATTTGGGAATGAAATATTGTCATTATTTATCATTTTTTCAAATATTGGAATAATATTGTCTCTTATGCTATTTATGATATTGTTCAATTCTTCATTTGACTCTAAAGTCATTTATTACCCTCCATTGTTATCCTGTAATTTAGTTATGTTCTTAAAGAGTTGCTGAAAAAACTAAATCCACAATGTGCAATTTTCATGCCGCCTTAACAGATGATTTCTTTAATGCAAAACGCTATTATTTATCTGCTTTTAAATAGAAATATTTTTCATAATAGAAATTGAAAACTTACTAATCCCGACAATTTATTTTCAGATTTGTCAATCAATTGACTGTAGAGAATAGTTTTATCTATATAATAATCACTGAAACATAACTCTAAAAAGTCATGTAAAGAGTTTACAAACACATCCGATAAAAAATGTGTTCAAACAAAAATCGAAAGGAGGTGTAACATTAACTTCATCAAGTTTTTTTATTTTTTTTAGGTCTAATTAATTAAGGATTAAAGTAAGGAAGCTTTAATCCTTGCTATTAACAAATAGCGAAACTTTCAAGGAGGAATTAGAATGTCATTACGTATTAACACGAACATAGAATCAATCAA harbors:
- a CDS encoding GGDEF domain-containing protein; this translates as MTLESNEELNNIINSIRDNIIPIFEKMINNDNISFPNKNITNCWQSLDCKTNDCPLYGNTSNGFRCWQIAGTYCGGKPQGSFVEKYSKCSNCKVFKSSCPTIVEEIGEHFNNMVFLLKQKGKLLEDKERVERLNNELMSALEQLDKKNREIQEIMITDKLTGLYNRNYLNIVFEDEISRSSRYNRPLALIMGDIDSFKSYNDTYGHLEGDNMLSFMGALMRSDIRKFDRAFRYGGEEFVILLPESDSMLAYIVAERIRRDFEKKTFLANKGEEQVTASRTISMGITHTFTYTNIEKLISEADKALYRAKRKGGNVSVKYEDS